The Panacibacter microcysteis DNA window CGTATTTATAGGTCTTGAAATCTATACCGCCTACCCACGCTTTTACTTCACCGCTCAGCGGGTCCATTGCCATAAAGCCTGCCTGCAACATCTGGCGGTGGTACTTAATGGAATCGTAGGGCGTCATGGTAGTATCTTTTGAACGGTTGTTGTTCCATGCAAATACCTTCATGGGTGTTTTTACTTTGAAGGCTTTTTTTATTTCCTCTTCGCTTAGCCCTGCCTTTTTCATGTTGTTCCAGCGGTCTGAGCGTTTCATAGCCGCTTCCAAAACATTTTCGTGCCCTTTCCACACTGCACCGCTTTTTACATCGCTTTGAACATTCAGCAGTTTCTGCATGTAAGCCATATGTTTGGCTACCGCTTCTTCTGCATACAACTGCATACGTGGGTTAATGGTTGTGTAAATTTTTAAACCGTCTTTGTAAATATTGTAATTGCTGCCGTCTGCCTTTTTATGGTCTTTTCCCCATTTCTTTAACTCCTCACCCAACACCATACGAAAATAAGGTGCAAGACCGGCTGTTTCATCGAGCTTTTTATAATTTAACTGTATGGTCTTTTTCTTAAGGTCGGTAGCTTCTGTGGCAGAGAGGTAATTGTTGCGGACCATCTGGTCGAAAACAAGGTTTCTTCTGTCAAGTGCATTTTTGGGATAGATGCGCGGATTGTAGGTTGTTGGGGCATTTACCATACCAATAAGCACCGCCGCTTCTTCTACACTCACACGATCCGGTTCTTTACTGAAGAACGTTTTTGAGGCATTGCGTATACCAAAAACATTGTCACCAAATGCTACGGTATTCAGGTACAATGTTGCAATCTCATTTTTAGTAAAGTTTCTTTCCAGCTTCACTGCTATAATGCTTTCTTTCAGCTTTTGTATCATACGCAGGAAAATATTGCTGGTACCCCAGTTCTCTGTAAAAAGGTTTTTGGCGGTTTGCATGGTAATGGTACTTGCACCACCTTTACTGCCTAAGAAGAAAACGGCTCTTGCAAGTGATCGCGGATCTATACCACTGTGGTCATAAAAACGTTCATCTTCTGTTGCAATCAATGCTTTTATAATGTTTGGACTAATGTCTTTGTATTCCACATTCACCCTGTCTTCCAGGTAGTATTTGCCCATCAGTGTACCATCGTCTGCATATACCTGGCTCGATTGAGAGGCAGAAGGGTTTTGCAGGTCGCTGATAGACGGCATGGAGCCGAATACACCAAAATCTGCAAGCAGTAATACGAGCAAAAAAAAGACAAACCCAAAAATGAAGAGCCGCCAGAGAATTTTTACTGATTTTTTCATGACAGAATTTAAACAACGCAATTTAGGTGATTTAATTACGTGCAAATATTATTCCGCCATTCACTTTAGCATTTTTGTAAACATTTGGGAATTGCAATGGTGCAGCGTTTTGTATACCAAAAAACACCAGCACAGGAAAAAAAATTGGGGAAGTAAGAATACCTCCCCGCACCCATTATTAATCTATACTTTGGACGTGCGACAGTCCAAAAACTTTAATCTACGAATGTGATAAAATGAACCCGTTCAGGCCATTCCGGAAAGCGTCACCTACGGGTATTGAATGGTTGCCTATTACAATTTCGTTGCGTGCAATACAATCGATATGTTGCAACGCAACAATGTAAGATTTATGTACCCGTATAAAGTTGTCTGCCGGAAGTTTGGCTTCAAACTCTTTCAGGTTTTGCAGTGTTGTTACAGGCGCATTTTTATCCTTCAGCCAGATCTTTACATAATCTTTCATGCCTTCCACAAATAAAATATCTGCCAGCCTTATTTTTAAAAGGCGGTACTCAGATTTGATGAGTACAAAGTCCCTGTTGCGCATCATCGCTTTTCCCCGCTGGCTACAGTACTGTAATGCATTGCTCATTACCGAAAACAGGTCACCAAAAACAACCGGGCTATTGAGGTAGCTGAAAACGTCTTTGTAAAAAATGCCCGGCACCATATCCTTTTGCTTCAGTACAACAATCAGTATTGATGGCACTGCAGTTTTTACCTGCCTGACCGTCTCTTCACTCATAATCGTTGCATCAACAAACAATACCGCATTATTATAGGTATGCATGCTCATCATACCGGTCAAATCATCATGTACCCTGCAAACATTTACAAATTTTATATCGCGCAAACCGCACAGCAGCACAGATACTGTATCACTATGTTTTGAAAGAATAAAAACCTGCAAACCCTGTTCACCTGTAAAGCTGCTGTTTGCCATGCCTGTAGCTGTAAGCTTTCTTTGCGCAAAACCATTTGTTAGTGTTGGAGGTATCATGTTGGTGGTGGTTTTGTGTTTTCCTATCTACTTTACAAAGCTACTTTTAGCGATGCCCCGTTTTTTATTTTTGAGATAAACAAGCCGATTTATGCGACAAACAAATTTCCTCTTAAGAATCCTTTAACAACACCCAAAAAACACGCCCCCTTGTGTAATAAAAGCTGTATACCGTAGTCCTTTTGAAGAAGCATATGAAGCCGGCAGCATTGCTGCTATTGGGCATCGTTGTGTCACTCACTTGTACGGCTGTCAATAAACTCAGCAATACACAGTCATACTGTGTTTACACAACCTCGTGTTGTGGAACCACTAATCATTATAACGTTTTACTTTGGTAAGCCACAGGTCCCTGTAACTGAATGTAACACCAAACTGTACATAATTTTCCTGTATCAGATTGCTGGCCGTAGTACCGCGGCGACCAAGTTCCAGGTTCAACATGTATCCAAATTGGCTGCGCCGCGCATTAAATCCTGCACCAAAAGAAAGACCATAATCTTTTAGTTGCCTGCCATATGCGTGCAGGTAAGAATTGTTGTAAAACGCACCCGCCTGCAGAAAATATTTTTCTACATACCCGTTCATATAAGGGGTTCGCTTTTTATATTCAAAACCAACTGACATGCGGTCGCTGTTTCTAAGCTCATAGTTAAAGCCTTTGTAATTGAAATTGCTCCATAACTGTCGCTGGTAGTCTGCAGCAAAAGTGATTTTATTGTCTTTCACCAATGCAATGCCGCCACCATAGGCAGATGGCAGCGTAAAATAATTTGCCTTATATGTTTCCTTGGCGCTAATGGTTGATTCATCGTCTGTAACCTCGATATTGTAATTAGCATTCAGTTTGCTTTGCTGAGAAGCAACAGCGCCAATATTCAATGCCCAGTGTTTATTAATTGCCAGATCATATTGCAGGCCGCCCTTAAACAACACTTTACTGCTATAGATTTTGGTTGTAGTAACAACCGGTGATGTTGTGATACCGATAAGATTTGTGTACAAGGTTTCTTCCTGGGTAAAATTGCCAAACAATATAGTGGCCTGTACACCTGCACGCAAATTTTTTGCAATGGCAAAACCATTACCAATATAAGCCTGGTTAAAGCCACCTGAGCCTTCGTAATAGGTTGTTGCAGCAAGGTTTGTACCCTGCACATCTTTTGTGCTGTAAAAGGCATAATTGCTGGTACTGTAAGGCATTAACCCTATGCTGGCTCCCCACCAGTCTTTTATTTTATGCGCAATTACCAGCTTCTCCACAGAAAGATCATCAGAAGTATTGTTGCCAGCGCTTACACCATTGCCTGAGTAACTTACATTCTTATAGCGCAACGCAACTTCCATCGTAAAATAATGCGGTTCAAGCTTGCCGTAAGAAGCCGGGTTTGCATGATACAGGTACCTGCCCGAAGATAAACCGATGCCCGTATTAGCCATACCGGATGACCTGTCGAAAGAACTTTGCTGAATGTCTCCTATACCAATAACAGAATATGGAGACGAGGTATTTTGTGCGCCAGCATCTTTAATGCATAAGACGAATAACGCCATTATAAATATTTTCTGCATGTTGTATTTATTGAACAGAGAGGTAATAAAGAATCAATTCCGTGCGATAAGATTGCGCCTGGTTATCCTGTACAAGCAAACGGCTAAAACTGGTAGCAACGTCGTCTGATACGGGTGCGATGAGTAAGCCATTCCTGTTGTTTTCACTAAGGCCTAAGAGGTAATTGATATAAGCTGTTACATCATAACTGTAATACGTGTTTATACCATATAATTCGTCTATCGTTAATGAGCCGGTCTGCACCTCCTCTGTACCGCTTACACTGGTGGTTATATCGCTTTGAAATGTATTGGTACCATCAGTGGTAGATAAGCGCAACGTTGGTGGCAACGGATACACAGCATTGAATGAACCTGCCACAGGCTTTATACGCAACTCTGCAGCGGACAGCGCGGTAAAACCATTTAGCTGCAATAAATTTCTCAGGTAAGGAAAACGGAGTTTAACAAGCGTGCCCGTTATATATTGCATGTAGCCGGTATTATTGGTGGCACCGCTGCTTAATTCATTGTTTGCGCTGCTGATGGTACTGATCGCTGTGCCCTGCCTGTCTGTT harbors:
- a CDS encoding transglycosylase domain-containing protein encodes the protein MKKSVKILWRLFIFGFVFFLLVLLLADFGVFGSMPSISDLQNPSASQSSQVYADDGTLMGKYYLEDRVNVEYKDISPNIIKALIATEDERFYDHSGIDPRSLARAVFFLGSKGGASTITMQTAKNLFTENWGTSNIFLRMIQKLKESIIAVKLERNFTKNEIATLYLNTVAFGDNVFGIRNASKTFFSKEPDRVSVEEAAVLIGMVNAPTTYNPRIYPKNALDRRNLVFDQMVRNNYLSATEATDLKKKTIQLNYKKLDETAGLAPYFRMVLGEELKKWGKDHKKADGSNYNIYKDGLKIYTTINPRMQLYAEEAVAKHMAYMQKLLNVQSDVKSGAVWKGHENVLEAAMKRSDRWNNMKKAGLSEEEIKKAFKVKTPMKVFAWNNNRSKDTTMTPYDSIKYHRQMLQAGFMAMDPLSGEVKAWVGGIDFKTYKYDHVNLNTKRQVGSTIKPLLYSLAIEDAGFTPGTMVEDVQQTFKGFGQVPATPKTCTGRTMPMAEALATSRNCATAYIMQQLGGGNEGAKRFIDFLRNCDVKAKLDPYPSLALGAGEISLMEMMQAYSMFPGRGFNVKPMYITRIEDKNGNVLQTFTPQRKEVISDVTAYSVISMMQGVMQFGTGRRIWSYGVSGEIAGKTGTTNDNSDAWFMGYTPQLLCGTWTGCDDRFIRFNSTALGQGSSAALPMWAYFYAKASTDKNVALDRSSVFAKPEVMQNDISYDWINDVPVDLGAEGDDVGNGGSNDYGAEELLPQTRPEDIKPESELPDTSKKEKLPDGTDKPKAIMPKKSGQ
- a CDS encoding LytR/AlgR family response regulator transcription factor — translated: MIPPTLTNGFAQRKLTATGMANSSFTGEQGLQVFILSKHSDTVSVLLCGLRDIKFVNVCRVHDDLTGMMSMHTYNNAVLFVDATIMSEETVRQVKTAVPSILIVVLKQKDMVPGIFYKDVFSYLNSPVVFGDLFSVMSNALQYCSQRGKAMMRNRDFVLIKSEYRLLKIRLADILFVEGMKDYVKIWLKDKNAPVTTLQNLKEFEAKLPADNFIRVHKSYIVALQHIDCIARNEIVIGNHSIPVGDAFRNGLNGFILSHS